A stretch of Methanobrevibacter sp. YE315 DNA encodes these proteins:
- a CDS encoding SpoIIE family protein phosphatase: protein MVNIRELFKSRKFIFLFSMLLGLVSIVISNTFTYLPDNQIGFLIFPILGLLWGPFAILGFVLVEFIYLIILHPKNIAIAISVVIILFISNFAIWKLWYSVMNRYGYEIPSLNSLYNLIKLFILFFMYPLIFNVLFYSLTSIGFKPHFDWTLFFATVFKYCLGLFVIDVVNNFKIPIYTPKRQFKQILPEKGFHVILILIVVVGLVYYLTSFNQVLILIILLTVVYLLKPYKEDVFKIKDCIDVSLFGKVTISIFFVMALILIFTTLPFNIFFYSNLEYVLIGLLDNSLLMFLLLSVPVLIYMYFIEKKVTNPINKLSETLSKGIHNYDDYIEHKNALESIKLKNEIKTLVDTLLDMEKNLLVYGENLVQVTSEKERFETELKLAHDIQNSMIPTDFEEFCKDFNDSSDRENNHDFEVWGLMKPAREIGGDFYDYFKIDEDNVGFVIGDVSGKGVTAALVMVEAMTLIQNYIIQHDDLSDVFYEVNNQLSEGNVENIFVTCWLGKINLKTGQLSFVNAGHNKPLIRMNNNDFEYLETSPELVLGIMEDMPYETHTIQLNKADAVFLYTDGVTEANDDYNGFYGEERLQNVLNKHKDDDLSVVIGSIEKDISEFCNHGEIFDDTTMIIVRIK from the coding sequence ATGGTTAATATTAGAGAGCTTTTTAAATCAAGGAAATTCATTTTCTTATTCTCAATGCTTTTGGGTTTGGTTTCCATAGTTATTTCTAATACATTTACTTATTTACCGGATAATCAAATAGGATTCCTTATTTTTCCTATTTTAGGTTTATTATGGGGGCCTTTTGCAATTTTAGGGTTTGTTTTAGTGGAATTTATATATCTGATAATACTCCATCCTAAAAACATTGCAATTGCTATAAGCGTCGTTATAATATTGTTTATAAGTAATTTTGCAATATGGAAATTATGGTATTCTGTGATGAATAGGTATGGATACGAAATTCCGAGCTTAAATAGCTTATACAATCTGATTAAGTTATTTATTTTATTTTTCATGTATCCGCTAATATTCAATGTCTTATTTTATTCACTTACTAGTATAGGATTTAAACCTCATTTTGATTGGACATTATTCTTTGCAACAGTATTCAAATATTGTTTAGGGTTATTTGTAATAGACGTTGTAAATAACTTTAAAATACCAATTTACACTCCTAAAAGGCAATTTAAACAGATTTTACCTGAGAAAGGATTTCATGTTATATTGATATTGATTGTTGTTGTAGGATTAGTTTATTATTTAACATCATTCAATCAGGTTTTAATATTAATCATATTATTAACAGTCGTTTATTTATTAAAGCCTTATAAAGAAGATGTTTTTAAAATAAAGGATTGTATAGATGTCAGCTTATTTGGTAAAGTTACCATATCAATATTTTTTGTCATGGCACTGATATTGATTTTTACAACTTTGCCTTTTAACATATTTTTCTATTCTAATTTGGAATATGTGCTTATAGGACTTCTTGATAATTCACTGCTCATGTTCTTGCTATTGTCAGTTCCAGTTTTAATTTATATGTATTTTATAGAGAAAAAAGTAACTAATCCTATTAATAAGTTGTCTGAAACATTATCTAAAGGAATTCATAATTATGACGATTACATTGAACATAAAAATGCTTTAGAGTCAATCAAATTAAAAAACGAAATTAAAACCTTGGTCGATACCTTGCTTGACATGGAGAAAAATCTTTTGGTATACGGTGAAAATCTGGTTCAGGTCACTTCTGAAAAGGAGAGATTTGAAACAGAGCTTAAATTAGCTCATGATATACAAAATTCAATGATTCCAACTGACTTTGAGGAATTTTGCAAGGACTTTAATGATAGTTCAGATCGTGAAAATAACCATGATTTTGAAGTTTGGGGTCTTATGAAACCTGCCCGGGAGATCGGAGGAGATTTTTACGATTATTTCAAAATCGACGAAGATAATGTTGGATTTGTAATTGGGGATGTCAGCGGAAAAGGAGTTACAGCCGCGCTTGTAATGGTTGAAGCAATGACACTGATTCAAAATTATATAATACAGCACGATGACCTGTCCGATGTATTTTATGAGGTGAATAACCAGCTTTCCGAGGGCAATGTTGAAAATATTTTTGTAACTTGCTGGCTTGGAAAAATTAATCTGAAAACCGGCCAGTTATCATTTGTTAATGCCGGACACAATAAGCCTCTTATTAGAATGAATAACAATGATTTCGAATATTTGGAGACTTCTCCGGAATTGGTATTGGGAATCATGGAAGATATGCCTTATGAAACCCATACAATTCAGTTAAATAAGGCAGATGCAGTATTTTTATATACTGATGGTGTAACTGAAGCCAATGATGATTATAATGGTTTTTATGGTGAAGAAAGGTTACAAAATGTCTTGAATAAGCATAAAGATGATGATTTGAGCGTTGTTATAGGTTCTATAGAAAAAGACATATCTGAATTCTGCAATCATGGAGAAATATTTGACGATACTACAATGATTATAGTCAGGATAAAATGA
- a CDS encoding TrpB-like pyridoxal phosphate-dependent enzyme has product MTYKIELSSDDVPKQWYNMLADLPCELPAPINSEGKDQISSLQIAFTKAALEQEFATDRYIKIPDEVRNLYMEMGRPTPLVRANRLEEYLNTPAKIYFKREDTSPTGSHKLNSAIPQAYFAKKEGVERLTTETGAGQWGTALSLACNLLDLECTVYMVKVSFNQKPDRKNIMNIYDGNVYASPSENTKVGREVIANDPDHPGSLGVAISEAMEEALENDNVKYSLGSVLNHVMLHQTIIGQELKTQLEIAEETPDVMIACAGGGSNFAGSLFPFIKDKIDGNSDTEFIAVEPTACPTLTQGSYDYDFGDSNGFTPMLKMFTLGHDFVAPSVHAGGLRYHGMSPIVSLLTKEGYITPKAVHQRDCFESGIAFARNEGVLPAPETTHAIKATIDEALKCKETGEEKTIVMNFSGHGMLDLKGYASYFEGTMQNAK; this is encoded by the coding sequence ATGACTTACAAAATAGAATTATCATCAGATGACGTGCCAAAACAATGGTACAATATGCTTGCCGATTTACCTTGTGAGCTTCCGGCTCCTATTAACAGTGAAGGAAAAGATCAGATTTCATCATTACAGATTGCTTTTACAAAAGCAGCTTTAGAACAGGAATTTGCCACCGACCGCTATATCAAGATTCCTGATGAAGTCAGAAACCTGTATATGGAAATGGGAAGACCCACTCCATTAGTGAGAGCCAACAGGCTTGAAGAGTACTTGAATACTCCCGCAAAAATTTACTTCAAGAGGGAAGATACCTCTCCAACAGGTTCACACAAGTTAAATTCCGCTATTCCTCAAGCATATTTTGCTAAAAAAGAAGGTGTAGAAAGATTAACTACTGAAACAGGTGCTGGTCAATGGGGTACCGCCTTATCCCTTGCATGTAACCTCCTTGATTTGGAATGTACAGTTTATATGGTTAAGGTATCATTCAACCAAAAGCCTGACAGGAAAAACATAATGAACATTTATGACGGAAACGTTTACGCATCACCTAGTGAAAATACCAAAGTCGGCCGTGAAGTTATTGCAAATGACCCGGACCATCCAGGTTCTTTAGGTGTAGCTATTTCCGAAGCGATGGAAGAGGCTTTGGAAAACGACAATGTCAAATATTCATTAGGAAGCGTTCTAAACCATGTAATGCTCCATCAAACAATCATCGGTCAAGAGCTAAAAACCCAACTGGAGATTGCTGAAGAAACTCCAGACGTAATGATTGCCTGTGCAGGAGGGGGAAGTAACTTTGCAGGATCCCTGTTCCCATTCATTAAGGACAAGATTGATGGAAACTCCGACACTGAATTCATTGCTGTTGAACCTACTGCATGCCCTACCCTTACTCAAGGATCTTATGACTATGACTTTGGAGATTCCAACGGATTTACACCAATGCTCAAGATGTTTACCTTAGGACATGACTTCGTTGCCCCTTCCGTTCATGCCGGTGGATTAAGATACCATGGAATGTCACCTATCGTTTCCCTTTTAACTAAAGAAGGATATATAACCCCTAAAGCAGTTCATCAAAGAGACTGTTTCGAATCCGGAATTGCTTTTGCCCGTAACGAAGGAGTCCTTCCGGCTCCAGAAACCACACATGCAATTAAGGCTACCATCGATGAAGCTTTGAAATGTAAGGAAACCGGAGAAGAGAAAACAATTGTTATGAACTTCTCAGGTCATGGAATGTTGGATTTAAAAGGATATGCTAGCTATTTTGAAGGAACAATGCAAAACGCTAAATAA
- a CDS encoding radical SAM protein: MSTLEKMKILTDSAQYDLCDYVSHNKSSQVNLPGIYEATGHNGCKIPLFKTLLTNKCKNDCKYCINQSKRDFTRLELSPEELAKAFLRYYNRGLVNGLFLSSGITGDEESTMEKQIETVQLLRKKYGYDDYIHLKVVPGASKDSIARAMALANRVSINIEAATPSGLAELSSTKDYNKDILKRLSWINSLQHKSTTYPNSTHTTQLIVGANGESDKEILSRMEKIYKKSELKRTYFSAFTPIEGTEFSNREACSTDRTSKLYNADSLLNDYHYKVSELVFDENDKLSLDQDPKILAAKRMDIFPVEINSAPFVELIRVPGIGVKSARQIISIRKKMPFSNIEQLRKLGVVVNRAEPYIKISGEYQTTFDF, encoded by the coding sequence ATGTCTACATTAGAAAAGATGAAAATTCTGACGGATTCAGCCCAATATGATCTTTGCGATTATGTAAGCCACAATAAAAGCTCACAGGTAAATCTTCCAGGGATATATGAGGCGACAGGACACAACGGCTGTAAGATTCCTCTTTTCAAAACGCTCCTGACAAACAAATGCAAAAATGACTGTAAATATTGCATAAATCAATCTAAAAGGGATTTTACAAGACTGGAACTGTCTCCTGAAGAGCTTGCAAAAGCGTTTCTCAGATACTACAACAGAGGCCTGGTAAACGGCTTGTTTTTAAGTTCGGGAATCACCGGCGATGAAGAATCTACAATGGAAAAACAAATAGAAACCGTGCAACTTTTAAGAAAAAAATATGGCTATGACGATTATATACACCTTAAAGTCGTTCCGGGAGCAAGCAAAGACTCAATTGCAAGGGCAATGGCACTGGCAAACAGGGTAAGCATCAATATTGAAGCCGCAACACCCTCAGGACTTGCCGAATTGTCATCCACAAAAGACTACAATAAAGACATTCTGAAAAGGCTATCCTGGATAAACAGCCTCCAGCATAAAAGCACAACATATCCAAATTCTACTCATACCACACAACTGATTGTTGGTGCAAACGGGGAAAGTGACAAGGAAATTCTAAGTAGAATGGAAAAAATCTACAAAAAATCCGAATTGAAGAGAACATACTTTTCAGCATTCACCCCTATAGAAGGTACTGAATTTTCAAATAGGGAGGCCTGCTCGACAGACAGAACATCAAAACTATATAATGCAGATAGCCTACTCAATGATTACCATTATAAGGTTAGTGAACTTGTATTTGATGAAAACGACAAGTTATCGCTTGACCAGGATCCGAAAATTCTAGCGGCAAAAAGAATGGACATATTCCCTGTAGAAATCAACAGCGCACCTTTCGTGGAACTAATAAGGGTCCCTGGAATTGGGGTAAAATCTGCCCGACAAATAATATCTATTAGGAAAAAAATGCCTTTTTCAAATATAGAACAGCTTCGAAAATTAGGGGTTGTAGTTAATAGAGCGGAACCATATATAAAAATAAGTGGTGAATATCAGACCACTTTCGATTTTTAG
- a CDS encoding DUF1786 domain-containing protein, whose protein sequence is MRILAIDVGTGTQDIMIYDTEKELENSIKLVLPSPHLYISQQIREIENDIYFNGEIMGGGKIKRSILEHMEKGYKVVMEPKCAKTIRDNLEQVKAIGIEIADDSKEYKDYSKITLGDINITKLSEFLLGYDLEFDIDKIAIAVQDHGYNENMGDRDFRFEKIREKVSKPISPLEFGFKEDIPDYFTRMQAVRRQVESEGIEERPLVMDTKFASIAGMCFDEVALKLNSFIVIDIGNGHTTAASIENGKIQGVFEHHTSSLTGESLERYIKRLASGEITHEEVHEDFGHGAHVLNPISEIEKVIVSGPKRELIEKTNLDWHHAAPGGDVMMTGTIGLIKTILG, encoded by the coding sequence ATGAGAATTTTAGCAATTGATGTGGGAACCGGAACCCAAGACATAATGATTTACGATACTGAAAAGGAACTGGAAAACTCAATTAAACTAGTTCTGCCCTCTCCACACCTATACATATCCCAGCAGATAAGAGAAATAGAAAACGACATTTACTTCAACGGAGAAATAATGGGTGGAGGAAAAATAAAAAGAAGCATTTTAGAACACATGGAAAAAGGATATAAAGTTGTAATGGAACCAAAATGTGCAAAAACAATTCGTGACAATTTAGAACAGGTCAAAGCAATAGGAATAGAAATAGCCGATGATTCAAAGGAATATAAGGATTATTCAAAAATCACATTGGGCGATATCAACATTACAAAACTATCCGAATTCCTATTGGGCTATGACCTGGAATTTGACATCGATAAGATTGCAATCGCCGTACAGGACCATGGATATAACGAAAATATGGGCGACAGAGACTTCAGATTTGAAAAGATAAGGGAAAAAGTATCAAAACCTATTTCCCCATTGGAATTTGGATTCAAGGAGGATATACCTGACTACTTTACAAGAATGCAGGCAGTCAGAAGGCAAGTTGAAAGTGAAGGGATTGAAGAGCGTCCATTGGTGATGGACACTAAATTCGCTTCAATAGCAGGAATGTGCTTTGACGAAGTAGCCTTAAAATTAAACAGCTTTATCGTTATTGATATTGGAAACGGCCATACCACAGCAGCATCAATTGAAAACGGGAAAATTCAGGGAGTCTTTGAACATCACACTTCAAGCCTGACAGGTGAATCACTTGAAAGATACATCAAAAGGCTGGCATCCGGTGAAATTACCCATGAGGAAGTCCATGAAGACTTCGGCCATGGCGCACATGTTCTAAACCCAATATCAGAAATAGAAAAAGTGATAGTCAGCGGACCAAAAAGAGAGCTGATTGAAAAGACAAATCTCGATTGGCACCATGCAGCTCCGGGAGGGGATGTCATGATGACCGGAACAATCGGTTTAATAAAAACAATACTGGGATAG
- a CDS encoding sugar phosphate isomerase/epimerase, which translates to MKLGFTTLALFMQPNNDIINLAKKHGFEIIEILGEGPFFEKKNMEYKDCGLDMRIHAATVDINIASLNKGIREESVRQMIHCGQYAETINANTITVHPGIIGRNEPRLRKWALEYTIESVGKIIDNTNVEISVENMPVRGKFLGNTVEEIEMIQEATGCSLTIDTGHGNTCGNLEEMLSLKNISYCHLNDNDGVKDQHITLGEGTLDLNLLKKIDTAIIELNNFDNILKSKEVIESLD; encoded by the coding sequence ATGAAATTAGGTTTTACAACACTGGCTTTATTCATGCAACCTAACAATGACATCATAAATTTAGCTAAAAAACATGGCTTTGAAATCATTGAAATCCTTGGGGAAGGGCCTTTTTTCGAGAAGAAAAACATGGAATATAAAGACTGCGGCCTTGACATGAGAATTCATGCTGCAACTGTAGACATCAATATAGCAAGCTTGAACAAGGGTATACGTGAAGAAAGCGTTCGCCAGATGATACACTGCGGCCAATATGCCGAAACAATAAATGCAAATACTATAACAGTGCACCCCGGAATCATCGGAAGAAACGAACCCCGCCTTAGAAAATGGGCATTAGAATATACAATTGAGAGCGTTGGGAAAATAATCGACAACACCAATGTTGAAATTTCAGTTGAAAACATGCCGGTGCGCGGGAAATTTTTAGGAAATACCGTTGAAGAAATAGAAATGATACAGGAAGCGACAGGATGCAGCCTAACAATTGATACCGGTCATGGAAACACATGCGGCAATCTGGAAGAAATGCTTTCATTAAAAAACATCAGCTATTGCCATTTAAACGATAACGATGGTGTCAAAGACCAGCATATCACACTGGGCGAGGGTACATTGGATTTGAATCTCCTCAAAAAGATCGATACCGCAATAATAGAGCTGAACAATTTTGACAATATATTGAAAAGCAAAGAAGTAATTGAAAGTTTAGACTAG
- a CDS encoding 2-isopropylmalate synthase produces the protein MAKDIEILKNENMNIADKIYIFDTTLRDGEQTPGVALTVDEKIQIARKLNNLGVDKIEVGFPASSKGELESAKKIRAEDLDSTLVGLSRSLSSDIDAVLDADLGYIHTFIGTSPLHRDYKLKKSKEEIIQSAVESVEYAKDHGLTVEFSAEDATRTEKDYLFEVFSEVVDAGADFLDVPDTVGVLTPIFTHELITDIKNNFKTPISVHFHNDFGLATANTLTAIECGADQAHVTVNGLGERTGNCSLEEIVMTLKSVYGVDLGIDTTRLYSLSQLVGRLTGVKMPVNKPIVGDNAFAHESGIHVHGILNNSFTYEPMSPEMVGHSRRIVLGKHTGANALKSKLKEYHIELDEEQFCKVFDEIKSLGDSGRCVTDDDLIAIAITELSSARETPIVIKGLSISMGANVSPTATVKLEIDGVEKETASTGVGPIDASLTAIRELIQDTMEIELEEYNLAAINGGTDALAEVFVITSDPDGNQSTGRSTNQDIVMASILAILDSINKLLLIKRSI, from the coding sequence ATGGCAAAAGATATTGAAATTCTAAAAAATGAAAATATGAATATAGCTGATAAGATTTATATTTTTGATACAACATTAAGGGATGGTGAACAGACTCCTGGTGTAGCTTTAACGGTTGATGAAAAAATTCAGATAGCCAGAAAGCTTAATAATTTGGGAGTTGATAAGATTGAAGTTGGTTTTCCGGCTTCTTCTAAAGGAGAATTGGAATCTGCAAAGAAAATCAGAGCAGAAGATTTAGATTCAACACTAGTTGGTTTGTCTCGCTCATTAAGTAGTGATATTGATGCAGTCCTTGATGCTGATTTAGGATATATTCATACATTTATAGGTACTTCCCCATTGCATCGTGATTATAAGCTTAAGAAATCCAAAGAAGAGATTATACAATCAGCTGTAGAATCTGTTGAATATGCAAAAGATCATGGATTGACTGTTGAGTTTTCAGCTGAAGATGCAACAAGAACAGAAAAGGATTATCTGTTTGAAGTATTCAGCGAGGTTGTTGATGCAGGGGCTGATTTTTTAGATGTTCCGGATACTGTTGGTGTTTTAACACCTATTTTCACACATGAATTAATCACTGATATCAAGAATAATTTCAAAACCCCAATCAGTGTTCATTTCCACAACGATTTTGGTTTGGCAACTGCAAATACTTTAACAGCCATTGAATGCGGTGCCGATCAGGCTCATGTTACTGTTAATGGTTTAGGTGAAAGGACAGGCAATTGTTCACTTGAAGAAATAGTGATGACTCTCAAATCTGTATATGGGGTGGATTTGGGCATAGATACCACAAGATTATATAGTTTATCTCAGTTGGTCGGTCGTTTGACTGGGGTAAAAATGCCTGTCAATAAGCCGATTGTCGGTGATAATGCATTTGCCCACGAATCCGGCATTCATGTACATGGAATTTTGAATAATTCATTCACCTATGAGCCGATGTCTCCTGAAATGGTCGGTCATTCAAGACGCATCGTTTTAGGAAAACATACGGGAGCCAACGCTTTGAAGTCCAAGCTTAAAGAATATCATATTGAGTTGGATGAAGAGCAGTTCTGTAAGGTTTTTGATGAAATCAAATCTTTGGGTGACAGTGGAAGATGCGTAACCGATGATGATTTGATAGCTATTGCAATCACCGAACTTTCTTCCGCCCGTGAAACTCCAATCGTCATTAAGGGTTTAAGCATTTCCATGGGTGCTAATGTTTCACCTACAGCTACCGTCAAGCTTGAAATAGATGGTGTGGAAAAGGAAACTGCAAGTACTGGTGTAGGTCCTATTGACGCTTCCCTAACTGCTATTCGTGAATTGATTCAGGATACAATGGAAATTGAACTTGAAGAATACAATTTGGCAGCTATCAACGGTGGTACTGATGCGTTAGCCGAAGTGTTTGTGATTACATCCGACCCTGACGGCAACCAATCAACCGGCCGTTCCACCAATCAGGATATTGTGATGGCTAGTATATTGGCAATTTTGGATTCTATCAATAAATTGTTATTAATTAAAAGGTCCATTTAA
- a CDS encoding HAD family hydrolase produces the protein MKKAVVFDNSGTLIERFRVVKDVLNGNIFTDINSLDLIDAADSLALVVLQFNTNKLLELDSDTLISDVIKEYNIDFDISFSTRPVSKADVKDIITEEKHTKVSDITDGFDILREKIPHMELCNGSALIIDMDLGVVAYTITSAGKFFPKVFETVETLKSRGIEIFIASGDRKGAINRLANMLDVPEDNAYGTVSTRGKCEVVSILKDGGYKVMMVGDGLNDILAFKKADVSVLTIEQQEEVSPKMMDKTDYIIEDIFEVTQIDF, from the coding sequence ATGAAAAAGGCAGTTGTATTTGACAATTCAGGGACATTAATAGAAAGATTCAGGGTTGTTAAGGATGTTTTGAACGGCAATATATTCACGGATATAAACTCTCTTGATTTAATTGATGCGGCCGACTCTTTAGCGTTAGTTGTTCTTCAGTTTAATACAAATAAACTTTTGGAATTGGATTCCGATACCTTGATTTCTGATGTAATCAAAGAGTATAACATTGATTTTGACATCAGCTTTTCAACCCGCCCGGTTTCCAAAGCCGATGTTAAGGATATCATCACTGAAGAAAAGCACACAAAGGTTTCAGACATTACTGATGGCTTCGATATTTTAAGGGAAAAAATCCCGCACATGGAATTATGCAACGGATCTGCATTGATAATCGATATGGATTTGGGTGTTGTTGCCTACACCATCACATCAGCAGGCAAGTTCTTCCCTAAGGTTTTTGAAACGGTTGAAACTCTTAAATCACGTGGAATTGAAATATTCATTGCATCAGGAGATAGAAAAGGAGCTATTAATAGATTGGCTAACATGCTTGATGTACCGGAAGACAATGCTTACGGAACAGTTTCAACTAGAGGAAAATGCGAAGTGGTATCCATCCTAAAGGACGGCGGATATAAGGTAATGATGGTTGGAGATGGACTCAATGATATTTTGGCGTTTAAGAAAGCGGATGTCAGTGTTTTAACCATCGAACAGCAGGAGGAAGTATCTCCTAAGATGATGGATAAGACAGACTACATTATAGAAGACATTTTTGAAGTAACTCAAATCGATTTCTAG
- the albA gene encoding DNA-binding protein Alba: protein MENNTIFVGSKPVMNYVLAVVTQFNEGSNSVVLRARGKAISRAVDAAEIVRNRFVPDSDVTDIQISTEEIENYNNEKTNVSIIEILIEKSE, encoded by the coding sequence ATGGAGAATAATACAATTTTTGTTGGTAGTAAACCTGTTATGAATTATGTTTTAGCAGTTGTCACTCAATTCAATGAAGGATCTAATAGTGTTGTTCTTCGTGCAAGGGGAAAAGCTATTAGTCGTGCAGTTGACGCCGCTGAAATTGTCAGAAATAGGTTTGTACCTGATTCCGATGTTACAGATATTCAAATTTCAACTGAAGAAATTGAAAACTATAACAACGAAAAAACAAATGTGTCTATTATAGAAATTTTAATTGAAAAGAGTGAATAA
- a CDS encoding PHP domain-containing protein, producing MLKMDSHIHSEYSPDSNSKIDDILKVAKNENLDVIAISDHNTVDGTAEVLQKTRNTDILAIPSIEISSCNGHILGFGCEENVPRDLSPQDTIDRIHDLGGLAIIPHPYCFYRHGLLCKSDYKDLKIDAIEIKNARFIVGYCNNKAKKLSNKENIPGLGASDSHYWKFVGDCYSKIECEKDIDSVLKAIKKGKVEAHGKGTSNIKLSKYLFEKNFLKKFD from the coding sequence ATGCTGAAAATGGACTCTCATATTCACAGCGAATATTCACCAGACTCCAATTCAAAAATCGATGATATTTTGAAGGTTGCGAAAAATGAAAATTTAGATGTTATTGCAATAAGCGATCACAATACTGTTGATGGAACAGCCGAAGTTTTACAAAAAACTAGGAATACAGATATACTTGCAATACCATCTATTGAAATTTCTTCATGTAATGGCCATATTCTTGGTTTTGGCTGTGAGGAAAATGTACCTAGAGACTTATCACCGCAAGATACAATTGATAGAATTCATGATTTAGGGGGTCTTGCAATAATACCTCACCCCTACTGCTTTTACAGGCACGGACTTTTATGCAAAAGTGACTATAAGGATTTGAAAATTGATGCAATTGAAATAAAAAATGCAAGATTCATTGTAGGATATTGCAATAATAAGGCAAAAAAATTATCAAACAAGGAAAATATTCCTGGATTGGGTGCAAGTGATTCACATTATTGGAAATTTGTAGGCGACTGCTATAGCAAAATCGAATGTGAAAAGGATATTGACAGCGTTCTAAAGGCAATAAAAAAAGGTAAAGTAGAAGCCCATGGAAAGGGAACTTCAAACATAAAACTCTCAAAATATCTTTTTGAGAAAAATTTCCTAAAGAAATTTGATTAA